Proteins found in one Leptospira neocaledonica genomic segment:
- a CDS encoding ABA4-like family protein: MTPELTFKLASNFAIVGWLLLAGLPNARVTKLLVRNGVWPLLLSVLYLLILAFHARGGFDFGSLEGVTKLFANPWVLLAGWVHYLAFDLFVGIWETKEAEVLGISRWILIPCLFFTLMFGPIGYLLFQIVRWRKGGSRANI, translated from the coding sequence ATGACTCCAGAACTAACATTTAAATTGGCCAGCAACTTTGCGATCGTGGGCTGGTTATTACTTGCGGGTCTACCAAATGCAAGAGTAACCAAACTACTGGTAAGGAATGGAGTTTGGCCCTTGCTCCTTTCCGTATTGTATTTGTTGATACTCGCATTTCATGCAAGAGGGGGTTTCGATTTCGGATCTCTGGAAGGTGTAACTAAACTTTTTGCTAATCCCTGGGTATTGCTTGCAGGTTGGGTGCACTATCTTGCTTTCGATCTATTCGTTGGGATTTGGGAAACAAAAGAAGCAGAGGTATTGGGAATTTCTAGATGGATCCTGATCCCTTGTTTATTTTTCACATTAATGTTCGGACCTATCGGTTATTTATTATTTCAAATCGTACGTTGGAGAAAAGGAGGAAGTCGTGCAAACATCTAA
- a CDS encoding TetR/AcrR family transcriptional regulator — protein MPAKKKMKKPEGSYHHGNLAETLKSLALKRLEISKDSAFTIREIAREAGVSHAAAYRHFPSHRDLLAQISKDGFIKITEEFTKAEKASSPSDPFDRLKRLGLAYISFCLENVGYYRAMWHIDLGPVGDLKDLTEAGKNSFLKLWETVLICESLKINKFEAREMATAAWSLVHGYSVLLNECQLNNPVLQIDKNNALQEAEKILQILDSGLKNKTYK, from the coding sequence ATGCCTGCAAAGAAAAAAATGAAAAAGCCGGAAGGTTCTTATCATCATGGAAATTTGGCTGAAACCCTAAAATCATTAGCCTTAAAACGTTTGGAAATCAGCAAAGATTCTGCGTTTACCATCAGAGAGATCGCAAGAGAAGCTGGAGTCAGCCATGCGGCAGCGTATAGACATTTCCCTTCTCATAGGGATCTTCTGGCCCAAATTTCTAAGGACGGATTTATAAAAATTACGGAAGAATTTACAAAAGCGGAGAAAGCCTCTTCTCCTTCCGATCCATTTGATCGATTGAAAAGACTAGGCCTTGCTTATATTTCTTTTTGTCTGGAGAATGTAGGCTATTATAGAGCAATGTGGCATATAGATCTTGGGCCCGTCGGTGATCTAAAAGACCTAACGGAAGCAGGTAAAAATTCTTTCTTAAAACTGTGGGAAACGGTGCTGATCTGTGAATCACTTAAGATCAATAAGTTTGAAGCAAGAGAAATGGCAACTGCAGCCTGGTCGCTAGTACATGGATATTCAGTTCTTCTCAATGAATGCCAACTAAATAATCCTGTCTTACAAATTGATAAGAATAACGCACTACAAGAAGCAGAGAAGATATTGCAAATATTGGATTCAGGTTTGAAGAACAAAACCTACAAGTAA
- a CDS encoding PhzF family phenazine biosynthesis protein, translating into MKQEYTIFQIDAFTDSLFKGNPAAVIPWEGEWLPDPKLIDLAAENNLSETAFFRPRKEKGEYDLRWFTPGVEVDLCGHATLASAFAIYEVLENKSDASFLKFHTKSGLLEVFRENGKYYLDFPSRPPVKTEYSPEDLSSCFNIKAKEVLKARDILFVFEKESEVRNLIPDHEALKKLPFFAAIVTAPADSGKSYDFVSRFFAPAKGVPEDPVTGSSHCTLIPYWSEKFDKKDLNAYQASARGGHLVCENRGERVRIGGNCKLYLKGFFYLE; encoded by the coding sequence ATGAAGCAAGAATATACAATTTTCCAAATAGATGCTTTTACAGATTCCTTATTTAAAGGAAATCCTGCGGCAGTTATTCCCTGGGAAGGAGAATGGTTGCCCGATCCTAAATTGATTGATCTAGCCGCGGAAAATAATCTATCAGAGACTGCCTTCTTTCGTCCCAGAAAGGAAAAGGGGGAATATGATCTGAGATGGTTTACTCCAGGTGTCGAAGTAGACCTTTGTGGTCACGCCACTTTGGCGAGTGCATTTGCAATTTACGAAGTGTTGGAAAATAAGTCGGATGCTTCTTTTTTAAAATTTCATACTAAGAGCGGGCTCTTGGAAGTGTTTCGGGAGAATGGAAAATACTATTTAGATTTTCCCTCAAGGCCTCCAGTAAAGACCGAGTATTCACCGGAGGATCTATCTTCTTGCTTTAATATAAAAGCGAAAGAAGTTTTGAAGGCTAGAGATATCTTATTCGTTTTTGAAAAAGAATCCGAGGTTCGAAATCTAATTCCGGATCACGAGGCTTTGAAGAAGCTTCCATTCTTTGCGGCGATAGTAACCGCTCCAGCGGATAGTGGGAAGTCCTATGATTTTGTTTCCAGATTTTTCGCTCCTGCCAAAGGAGTTCCGGAAGATCCTGTTACTGGTTCTTCTCATTGCACATTGATCCCTTATTGGTCGGAAAAGTTTGATAAGAAGGATTTGAATGCGTACCAAGCTTCCGCAAGAGGGGGGCATTTAGTATGCGAGAATAGAGGAGAGAGAGTTCGTATCGGCGGAAACTGTAAGTTGTATCTGAAAGGTTTTTTTTATTTAGAGTAG
- a CDS encoding NADPH-dependent F420 reductase: MKIGILGTGMVGETIGSKLVQKGHEVKMGSRSATNEKAAQWVSKSGNKASQGTFKDAAYFGDILFNCTKGEISVEVLRSTGEETLKGKILVDLANALDFSKGRPPGLIFGTNDSLGETIQRSFPDLKVVKTLNTMNCTIMVNANRVPGEHDVFICGNDPEAKKKVSDLLANDFGWKNIIDLGDITGARASEMLLPIWLRLYGTFGNTDFNFHISR; the protein is encoded by the coding sequence ATGAAAATCGGAATTTTAGGGACAGGAATGGTAGGCGAAACCATCGGAAGCAAACTGGTCCAAAAAGGACATGAAGTAAAAATGGGATCCCGTTCCGCTACAAATGAAAAAGCTGCCCAATGGGTTTCCAAATCCGGAAACAAAGCTTCTCAAGGAACTTTCAAAGACGCAGCTTATTTCGGTGATATTTTATTCAATTGTACAAAGGGAGAAATCAGCGTAGAAGTTTTACGTTCTACGGGAGAAGAAACCTTAAAAGGGAAAATTTTAGTAGATCTTGCTAATGCTTTAGATTTTTCCAAAGGAAGACCTCCCGGTTTAATTTTTGGAACCAATGACTCTTTAGGAGAAACCATCCAAAGATCTTTTCCGGATCTGAAAGTTGTCAAAACACTCAACACAATGAATTGTACCATCATGGTAAACGCAAACAGAGTTCCGGGAGAGCATGATGTATTTATTTGTGGAAACGATCCGGAAGCTAAGAAAAAAGTTTCGGACCTTTTAGCGAATGATTTCGGTTGGAAGAATATTATCGATCTAGGTGATATTACTGGGGCAAGAGCAAGTGAAATGTTATTGCCCATCTGGCTAAGATTATATGGAACTTTTGGAAATACGGATTTTAATTTTCATATTTCCAGATAA